Proteins encoded in a region of the Brevefilum fermentans genome:
- the tpiA gene encoding triose-phosphate isomerase — protein MRKFFVAGNWKMNKTIAEAQALMEAMLPQLAGIDNVDIGVAPPYLALPAMVERCRGAGVKVGAQNLFWEASGAYTGEVAAPMVAEICEFVIVGHSERRKFFGETDETVNQRLKAALAAGLEVIVCVGETLEENEAGLTAAVVTRQLTEGLAGITEAQAAKITIAYEPVWAIGTGRAATPEDANRVHRDVIRPLLRQQFGDARAEQMRIQYGGSVTPDNAAELFAMSDIDGALVGGASLKAESFIAIVKAASLVAIIEQETKK, from the coding sequence ATGCGTAAATTTTTTGTTGCAGGCAACTGGAAGATGAACAAGACCATCGCCGAGGCGCAGGCTTTGATGGAGGCGATGCTGCCTCAACTGGCAGGAATTGACAACGTCGATATCGGTGTGGCGCCGCCTTACCTGGCGCTGCCCGCCATGGTGGAGCGATGCAGAGGCGCCGGGGTTAAAGTCGGCGCCCAAAACCTGTTCTGGGAAGCCTCTGGCGCCTATACCGGCGAAGTAGCAGCGCCTATGGTGGCTGAGATCTGCGAATTTGTTATCGTCGGACATTCCGAACGGCGCAAATTCTTTGGCGAAACCGATGAAACCGTCAATCAGCGCCTAAAAGCCGCTTTGGCTGCAGGATTGGAAGTGATTGTGTGCGTCGGGGAGACACTGGAGGAAAATGAAGCCGGATTAACTGCCGCGGTGGTCACCCGGCAGTTGACCGAAGGCCTGGCGGGTATTACTGAAGCGCAGGCAGCGAAAATCACGATTGCCTACGAGCCGGTCTGGGCAATCGGCACCGGACGTGCTGCCACACCGGAAGATGCCAACCGTGTGCACAGAGACGTTATCCGTCCGCTGCTCAGGCAGCAGTTTGGCGATGCACGCGCCGAGCAGATGCGCATCCAGTACGGCGGATCCGTCACCCCCGATAACGCCGCCGAGCTGTTCGCCATGTCGGATATCGACGGTGCCCTGGTGGGCGGCGCCAGCCTCAAAGCGGAATCCTTCATCGCCATCGTCAAAGCCGCCTCGCTGGTGGCGATTATTGAGCAAGAAACTAAGAAATAA
- a CDS encoding class I SAM-dependent methyltransferase — translation MQIINPSRFQALIEAACSATFSGWDFTWLSGRMLEDDPPWDYKALVLEHLEGVTSLLDMGTGGGEFLASLPALPPETHATESYPPNQVIGRSRLESLGVQVHLTTEGAPLPFTSRFFDRVINRHESYSPAEVYRLLKPGGVFITQQVGGLDNLEINQALEDCVSFPFTGWSLYGAATDLEDAGFTVERADSAALKTQFTDIGALVYYLKAVPWQVEGFSVERYQEQLIRLHNFIESRGAFVTTAHRFLIVARKEV, via the coding sequence ATGCAAATCATCAACCCCTCCCGTTTCCAGGCGCTGATCGAAGCAGCCTGCTCAGCAACTTTTTCGGGTTGGGATTTCACCTGGCTCTCCGGGCGCATGCTCGAAGACGACCCGCCCTGGGATTACAAAGCCCTGGTTCTGGAGCACCTGGAGGGTGTCACCAGCCTGCTCGACATGGGCACTGGCGGCGGCGAGTTCCTCGCTTCCCTGCCGGCATTGCCGCCCGAGACCCATGCCACCGAATCCTACCCTCCCAACCAGGTTATCGGTCGGTCAAGGCTGGAGTCGCTGGGCGTACAGGTGCATCTCACCACAGAAGGCGCCCCCCTGCCCTTCACCAGCCGTTTTTTTGACCGGGTCATCAATCGCCACGAGAGCTACAGCCCGGCTGAGGTTTACCGTTTGCTCAAACCCGGTGGGGTTTTTATCACCCAGCAGGTGGGAGGGCTGGATAACCTGGAGATTAACCAGGCACTGGAGGATTGTGTTTCCTTCCCCTTTACGGGTTGGAGCCTGTATGGCGCCGCCACCGATCTGGAGGACGCGGGCTTCACCGTCGAGCGGGCTGATAGCGCAGCTTTAAAGACCCAATTTACCGATATCGGCGCCCTGGTGTATTATCTCAAGGCAGTCCCCTGGCAGGTGGAGGGGTTCAGCGTTGAGCGCTACCAGGAGCAACTGATCCGCCTGCACAATTTTATCGAATCCCGCGGCGCCTTTGTCACCACGGCCCACCGCTTTTTGATCGTCGCTCGTAAGGAGGTATGA
- a CDS encoding right-handed parallel beta-helix repeat-containing protein: protein MKRKHSLFLCFVLLLLAFPASKPNVRAQGTHIFVSPEGAGTDCSQEAPCSAATGLGKADDGDTLYFEKGTYKGTTDPIFTLTKAVSLIGGWDGSTTIPYTINPRLYETIIDGENVRQLVQIDTSSPEVMQVSGITFKNGGAMDSIVIRGGAIWVKDGGILIDSCRFENNKASAYGGAIYVGSDDRFEVKNCQFIGNSVTHGGGAINITRLGASDVALIEDNEFKNNSADYGSAIEIGKSSVTFNANLIANNTASSAILVTSPAKVRITNNIIFWDILGNKNYSAIVDYYEAGEITEVINNTIVNAGRGITENYNPKMTLTNNIFYGCYESINVTGEHNLSGTNNLFYGNTINTFLLDNPITDQDPLFKNAAMQNYHLKEDSPAIDAGAVVALTDDFDGDERPLDGGYDIGADEFKEGFMIFLPLILR, encoded by the coding sequence ATGAAACGAAAGCACTCGCTGTTCTTGTGTTTTGTTTTACTGCTCCTGGCATTTCCGGCGTCGAAGCCCAATGTCAGAGCCCAGGGCACACATATTTTTGTCAGTCCAGAGGGCGCGGGAACGGACTGCTCGCAGGAAGCGCCGTGCAGCGCGGCAACCGGGTTGGGCAAAGCGGATGATGGGGATACGCTTTATTTTGAAAAAGGAACCTACAAAGGAACGACAGACCCAATTTTCACGCTTACCAAAGCGGTATCCTTAATTGGCGGGTGGGATGGTTCAACAACGATCCCTTACACAATCAATCCCAGGCTGTATGAAACCATCATCGACGGAGAAAATGTGCGCCAGTTGGTGCAAATCGATACCAGCAGCCCTGAGGTGATGCAAGTATCCGGCATCACATTCAAGAATGGGGGAGCCATGGATAGCATCGTCATTAGAGGGGGAGCCATTTGGGTGAAGGATGGTGGCATCTTGATTGATTCGTGTCGCTTCGAAAACAATAAGGCTTCAGCGTATGGGGGTGCAATTTATGTAGGATCCGATGACCGCTTTGAAGTGAAAAACTGCCAGTTTATAGGAAATTCAGTTACCCATGGTGGTGGTGCGATTAATATTACACGTCTTGGTGCCTCCGATGTTGCTTTGATTGAGGATAACGAGTTTAAAAATAATTCTGCGGACTATGGCAGCGCCATTGAAATTGGTAAATCCTCGGTTACCTTCAACGCTAACCTGATCGCCAATAATACGGCGAGTTCTGCTATCCTGGTGACCAGTCCTGCTAAGGTGCGCATCACCAACAATATCATTTTCTGGGACATCCTGGGCAATAAAAATTACAGCGCTATCGTTGATTATTATGAGGCGGGTGAAATCACCGAGGTGATTAATAACACCATTGTGAATGCGGGCCGAGGAATAACAGAAAATTATAATCCAAAAATGACCCTCACGAATAACATTTTCTATGGTTGCTATGAGAGCATCAACGTCACTGGTGAGCATAATTTGAGCGGCACCAACAACCTTTTTTACGGCAATACCATTAATACTTTTCTGCTCGACAATCCGATCACCGATCAGGACCCTTTATTTAAGAATGCAGCGATGCAAAATTATCACCTTAAAGAAGACTCCCCGGCGATCGATGCCGGTGCGGTTGTGGCGCTGACGGATGATTTTGACGGCGACGAACGCCCACTGGATGGTGGGTACGACATCGGCGCTGACGAGTTTAAGGAGGGTTTTATGATCTTCCTCCCGTTGATTCTCCGCTGA
- a CDS encoding TFIIB-type zinc ribbon-containing protein, protein MSAEQNQNSGFSPPAGYQQVESRVFGVSVYAPQPKKTEIDLARSFACPNCGASTVYDVSAGGISCEYCGYIAPISAQRVGKASPDFEFTLETLSQARQGWGVQRQVLHCDACGAEFSIAPDTISTTCAFCASNQVNIITIPEETLRPRYLIPFKIPPEKTLSLAKDWLGKGWCHPPELAGETILHRFYGIYLPFWVFNAHVKADWRAQVGYQQTYRHYNASQKRWETRTRTVWKWEDGQARLDVNDFLVSGSAPKRLSHRILNKLYPFNMKDLVTYAPDFLAGWQAKAYETTLPEAWETGKKAIREEAKNACYRQIPTSQVRNFSMNAVFSDETWRYILLPVYLAAYRYDHKVYQVMINGQTGAIAGSKPVAWWKVWLAIAISLAPGALLTLIGLPLTLVGGAGIVLITIGIILFTIGIIIGFIIYQYAQKSEVP, encoded by the coding sequence ATGAGCGCTGAGCAAAATCAAAATAGCGGGTTTTCGCCCCCAGCAGGCTACCAACAGGTTGAATCCCGGGTTTTCGGGGTGAGTGTCTATGCTCCCCAACCCAAAAAAACTGAAATTGACCTGGCGCGCAGTTTTGCCTGCCCCAATTGCGGCGCTTCCACTGTTTATGATGTCTCGGCTGGCGGCATTTCCTGTGAATACTGCGGTTACATTGCCCCCATCTCAGCGCAGCGGGTTGGCAAAGCATCACCGGATTTTGAATTCACCCTGGAGACCCTTTCCCAGGCCAGGCAGGGTTGGGGCGTGCAGCGTCAGGTGCTGCACTGTGATGCTTGCGGTGCAGAATTTTCGATTGCGCCAGACACCATCTCCACCACCTGCGCCTTTTGCGCCTCAAACCAGGTCAACATCATCACCATCCCGGAAGAAACCCTGCGTCCCCGATACCTGATCCCCTTTAAAATCCCGCCAGAAAAAACCCTTTCCCTGGCGAAAGACTGGTTGGGAAAAGGCTGGTGCCATCCGCCTGAACTGGCCGGTGAGACCATCCTGCACCGATTCTACGGTATCTACCTTCCCTTCTGGGTATTCAATGCCCATGTAAAAGCCGATTGGCGCGCCCAGGTTGGCTATCAACAGACTTACCGGCACTATAACGCCAGCCAGAAGCGCTGGGAGACTCGCACCCGCACCGTGTGGAAATGGGAGGACGGACAGGCGCGCCTGGATGTCAACGATTTCCTGGTGTCGGGCAGTGCGCCAAAACGCCTCAGCCACCGCATCTTGAACAAGTTGTACCCTTTTAATATGAAGGACCTGGTCACCTATGCACCCGACTTTTTGGCCGGATGGCAAGCCAAGGCTTATGAGACCACCCTGCCCGAAGCCTGGGAGACTGGGAAAAAAGCCATCCGCGAGGAGGCAAAAAACGCCTGCTATCGACAGATTCCCACCAGCCAGGTACGGAACTTCAGCATGAACGCAGTTTTCAGCGATGAAACCTGGCGGTATATCCTGCTGCCGGTTTACCTGGCGGCGTACCGCTATGATCATAAGGTCTACCAGGTGATGATCAATGGTCAAACTGGCGCCATCGCCGGTTCCAAGCCGGTCGCCTGGTGGAAAGTCTGGCTGGCTATCGCCATAAGTTTGGCTCCCGGCGCCCTCCTGACGCTGATCGGCCTGCCCCTCACCCTGGTGGGCGGCGCAGGCATTGTGCTGATCACTATCGGGATCATCCTGTTCACCATCGGGATCATCATCGGCTTTATTATTTACCAGTATGCACAAAAATCGGAGGTTCCCTGA
- the upp gene encoding uracil phosphoribosyltransferase, which produces MHNVFPSTHPLVKHKLTKLRDQRTEPKKFRELVRELSALLIYEATADLTTHPVQVQTPLAAAQGEDLAEKIGLIPILRAGLGMVEGVWELMPSAEVWHIGMYRDERTLKPVAYYNKLPVHPTVGVCLILDPMLATGGSAVACVDILKNWGVSKIKYVGLIAAPEGIQRLQTAHPDVPIHVAAVDDHLDANGYIVPGLGDAGDRLFGT; this is translated from the coding sequence ATGCACAACGTATTCCCCTCCACCCACCCCCTGGTCAAACACAAACTGACCAAATTGCGCGATCAACGCACCGAACCCAAGAAATTCCGCGAGCTGGTACGCGAGCTGTCCGCGTTGCTGATCTACGAAGCCACCGCCGACCTGACCACCCACCCTGTACAGGTACAAACCCCCTTGGCTGCCGCCCAGGGCGAAGACTTAGCCGAAAAAATCGGCCTGATCCCGATCCTGCGCGCCGGTCTGGGGATGGTTGAAGGTGTGTGGGAGCTGATGCCTTCGGCTGAGGTGTGGCACATCGGCATGTACCGTGACGAGCGCACACTCAAACCCGTTGCCTACTACAACAAGCTGCCGGTGCATCCCACCGTGGGGGTGTGCCTGATCCTCGACCCCATGCTGGCTACGGGCGGCTCAGCCGTGGCTTGTGTGGATATCCTCAAAAACTGGGGCGTTAGCAAGATTAAATATGTCGGCTTGATCGCCGCACCGGAGGGCATTCAGCGCCTGCAGACCGCCCATCCCGATGTACCCATCCACGTCGCCGCAGTGGACGATCACCTGGATGCAAACGGCTACATCGTTCCCGGTCTGGGTGATGCCGGTGACCGCCTGTTCGGCACTTAA
- a CDS encoding InlB B-repeat-containing protein translates to MKRKHSLFLCFVLLLLAFPVIKPNVRAQGTHIFVSPEGAGTDCSQEAPCSAATGLGKADDGDTLYFEKGTYKGTTDPIFTLTKAVSLIGGWDGSTTIPYTINPRLYETVIDGGNMRRLLEIDFISNKVILISGITFRNGKAPGGLDFKGGAILVKDGGTRIESCRFENNSAQSYGGAIFVESDDRFEVKFNKFEGNHAGYGGGVLYISRKTDSPDAALIERNQLIENSTFQDGLIEVERSETIINANLIENTEAVDGILIRSNQKVKITNNIIYWTHLPVDSFSAISVYYEEGDPTEIIHNTIINARWGIKQEYDAKMVLTNNIIYGCTTSIDLTKGINLSGSHNLFYNNQADPFTLVNPITDQDPLFVNAAMQNYHLKKGSPAIDTGAVVSLTDDFDGDERPMGDGYDIGADEFDPDKLDLTVSIKPDGAGEVQADPPRPYHKGNNVTLTAVPNAGWVFRNWEVEVEGDTAYKVFDSEMEITMTDNTTVTAQFVKEYQLTVRVDPDEAGSIDIDHPGPYYADQEVMLTAVPNAGWSFSHWSGNASGDENPLEVTITGDTKVTAHFKRDSFEIFLPLIRR, encoded by the coding sequence ATGAAACGAAAGCACTCGCTGTTCTTGTGTTTTGTTTTACTGCTCCTGGCCTTTCCGGTGATCAAGCCCAATGTCAGAGCCCAGGGGACACATATTTTTGTCAGTCCAGAGGGCGCGGGAACGGACTGCTCGCAGGAAGCGCCGTGCAGCGCGGCAACCGGGTTGGGCAAAGCGGATGATGGGGATACGCTTTATTTTGAAAAAGGAACCTACAAAGGAACGACAGACCCAATTTTCACGCTTACCAAAGCGGTATCCTTAATTGGCGGGTGGGATGGTTCAACAACGATCCCTTACACAATCAATCCCAGGCTGTATGAAACCGTCATCGACGGGGGAAATATGCGCCGGTTGCTTGAAATCGATTTCATCAGTAATAAGGTGATTCTAATTTCAGGGATTACATTCAGAAATGGGAAGGCCCCGGGTGGGCTCGACTTTAAAGGAGGGGCAATTCTGGTGAAAGACGGTGGCACCAGGATTGAATCCTGTCGCTTCGAGAACAACTCTGCTCAATCGTACGGCGGTGCGATATTTGTGGAATCAGATGACCGGTTTGAAGTGAAGTTCAATAAATTTGAAGGAAATCATGCAGGCTATGGTGGTGGCGTACTGTATATTTCCCGTAAAACCGATTCACCGGATGCTGCCTTGATTGAACGGAACCAGCTCATCGAAAATTCTACGTTTCAAGATGGCTTGATTGAGGTGGAACGTTCTGAAACGATCATCAATGCCAATCTGATTGAAAATACTGAGGCTGTTGATGGCATTTTGATAAGAAGTAATCAAAAGGTAAAAATCACCAATAATATTATTTACTGGACGCACCTGCCTGTTGACAGCTTCAGCGCTATCTCGGTTTATTATGAAGAAGGTGATCCCACTGAGATCATTCACAACACAATTATTAATGCTCGTTGGGGAATAAAACAAGAATATGACGCAAAAATGGTCCTGACGAATAATATTATCTATGGCTGCACGACAAGCATTGATCTTACAAAAGGTATCAACTTGAGCGGTAGTCATAACCTGTTTTATAACAACCAGGCAGATCCTTTCACATTGGTCAACCCGATCACCGATCAGGATCCCTTATTTGTGAATGCAGCGATGCAAAATTATCACCTTAAAAAAGGCTCCCCTGCGATCGACACCGGAGCGGTTGTTTCACTGACTGATGACTTTGACGGCGACGAACGCCCAATGGGTGATGGGTACGACATCGGTGCTGATGAATTTGATCCTGATAAATTGGACTTGACAGTGAGCATCAAACCGGATGGAGCAGGTGAGGTGCAGGCTGATCCTCCGAGACCCTATCACAAAGGCAACAATGTCACGCTGACCGCTGTGCCGAATGCTGGCTGGGTGTTTCGCAACTGGGAGGTCGAAGTTGAAGGAGACACCGCGTATAAAGTCTTTGACAGCGAAATGGAGATCACAATGACGGACAACACGACGGTTACCGCTCAATTTGTCAAGGAATACCAGCTAACAGTGCGTGTTGACCCGGATGAAGCAGGATCAATTGATATCGATCATCCTGGCCCGTATTATGCGGATCAAGAGGTCATGTTGACCGCTGTGCCGAATGCAGGCTGGAGCTTCTCTCACTGGAGCGGTAATGCATCGGGAGATGAAAATCCGCTGGAGGTCACGATTACCGGCGACACTAAAGTTACTGCGCACTTCAAGCGGGATAGCTTTGAAATCTTCTTACCACTGATCCGACGGTAG